From a region of the Gossypium raimondii isolate GPD5lz chromosome 10, ASM2569854v1, whole genome shotgun sequence genome:
- the LOC105777523 gene encoding serine/threonine-protein kinase D6PK, with the protein MESLVISSPKSQNPGSGIANSSSASTSGTLSSSRPPSPKQSGNEGPSSTSHGTTLSQGIRIIRHPNGSIGYQKHPCKTAYDNLQHEELPNMGKLYYDPSKGKSESVGKDEVLISTQMKVLTVESKSSSFKHPIGDHMSLNSSGSLESENVLPGSCKGGVVQLNNHTGSEHEPNFCPTPSHSVCTGTTYTEAKPSFTNTEISNSCDVVESRKTSMYRGSTGSNVSDESGSSCLSSAIYKPHKANDIRWEAIQAVRSRKGDLDFKHFRVLRRLGCGDIGSVYLSELTGTQTYFAMKVMDKALLASRKKLLRAQTEREILQSLDHPFLPTLYTHFETEKLSCLVMEFCPGGDLHALRQRQPGKHFSEQGARFYVAEVLLALEYLHMLGIIYRDLKPENILVREDGHIMLSDFDLSLRCAVSPTLVKSSNSTLESKHSLYCAQPACIEPTCVVQPDCIQPACFGPRVFSSKPKKEKKNKVKIETGHQVSPLPELIAEPTNARSMSFVGTHEYLAPEIIKGEGHGSAVDWWTFGIFLYELLFGKTPFKGNGNRATLFNVVGQPLRFPEYPNVSFAARDLIRGLLVKEPQHRLAYRRGATEVKQHPFFQSVNWALIRCANPPEVPKQAMMETPMNNKGPGLDVKPSGNYLEIDFF; encoded by the exons ATGGAATCACTTGTTATTTCTTCACCCAAGAGCCAAAATCCTGGTTCTGGTATAGCCAACAGTAGCTCTGCTTCGACATCCGGGACGCTGAGTTCTTCCCGGCCTCCGTCTCCGAAACAATCCGGGAACGAAGGGCCATCTTCTACATCGCACGGTACTACTCTTAGTCAAGGCATAAGGATTATTCGGCATCCGAACGGTTCTATAGGCTATCAAAAGCATCCATGCAAAACAGCCTATGACAACTTGCAGCATGAAGAATTGCCTAATATGGGAAAATTGTATTACGATCCGAGTAAGGGGAAATCCGAATCAGTGGGAAAGGACGAGGTTCTTATTTCGACCCAGATGAAGGTGTTGACAGTGGAAAGTAAATCTAGTAGCTTCAAACATCCCATTGGTGATCATATGAGTTTGAATTCAAGTGGTTCATTGGAATCTGAAAATGTTCTACCAGGTTCATGTAAAGGAGGTGTTGTGCAGTTGAACAACCATACCGGATCTGAACATGAACCGAACTTTTGTCCGACTCCTTCGCATAGTGTGTGCACCGGCACAACTTATACTGAAGCCAAACCAAGTTTCACCAACACAGAAATTAGTAATTCGTGTGATGTGGTCGAGAGTAGGAAGACAAGCATGTATCGAGGGAGTACTGGCAGCAATGTTAGCGATGAAAGCGGCTCTAGTTGTCTAAGCAGTGCCATCTACAAGCCCCACAAAGCAAATGATATACGATGGGAAGCAATTCAAGCTGTGAGATCCCGAAAGGGAGACTTGGACTTTAAGCACTTTAGGGTGTTGAGGAGACTCGGATGTGGGGATATAGGCAGCGTTTATCTATCGGAATTGACCGGCACTCAAACTTATTTTGCGATGAAGGTTATGGATAAAGCTCTTTTGGCGAGTCGTAAGAAGCTGCTCCGAGCCCAGACAGAAAGAGAGATTCTGCAATCTCTGGACCACCCCTTCCTACCGACCTTGTATACGCATTTTGAGACAGAGAAGCTGTCTTGCTTGGTCATGGAGTTCTGCCCTGGAGGAGATTTGCACGCACTCAGGCAAAGACAACCTGGAAAGCACTTTTCAGAGCAAGGTGCCAG ATTTTATGTTGCGGAAGTTCTCCTTGCTTTGGAGTATCTTCACATGCTTGGGATCATATACAGAGATCTTAAGCCGGAGAACATTTTGGTGAGAGAAGATGGACATATAATGCTTTCGGATTTTGACCTCTCTCTTAGATGTGCTGTCTCTCCTACTCTGGTCAAATCCTCGAACTCGACCCTGGAATCAAAACATTCCTTGTACTGTGCTCAACCTGCATGCATTGAGCCAACTTGTGTGGTGCAGCCGGATTGTATCCAACCTGCATGTTTTGGACCACGTGTTTTTTCAAGCAAGccgaagaaagaaaagaagaacaaagTAAAGATCGAAACGGGCCATCAAGTGAGTCCGCTTCCTGAGCTCATAGCAGAACCTACCAATGCTCGATCGATGTCCTTCGTGGGCACTCATGAATACTTGGCACCGGAGATCATTAAAGGTGAAGGGCACGGAAGTGCTGTAGACTGGTGGACATTTGGGATCTTTCTATATGAACTTTTGTTCGGTAAAACCCCATTCAAGGGCAATGGTAACCGGGCAACTCTCTTTAACGTGGTTGGCCAGCCATTGAGATTTCCTGAGTATCCAAATGTAAGCTTTGCTGCTAGGGACTTGATTAGAGGTTTACTTGTAAAGGAACCGCAGCATCGGCTTGCTTATAGGCGTGGGGCTACCGAAGTTAAACAGCATCCGTTCTTTCAGAGTGTGAATTGGGCACTCATTCGATGTGCAAATCCACCCGAAGTGCCAAAGCAAGCCATGATGGAAACACCTATGAATAACAAGGGTCCGGGTTTAGATGTGAAGCCTTCAGGTAATTATTTAGAGATTGATTTCttttga